agcttactgcaccctgtcttatgacagacccttgtatgaataacctgcaagcagttacattttctttcacactATGTAAGGGGTCATTAAGACACGGGGTATTGATCAGATGTGACGATTCTTTATatattccttagaaggctggcatccttcaacatctgcaataagatgatcagacagttgtggcgaatgccctcttctatgcagtggtgtgctgggaaggcagcataaagaagaaggacgcctcacgcctggacaaactggtgaggaaggcaggctctattgtaggcatggagctggacagtttgacatctgtggcagagcgacgggcactcagcaggctcctgtcaatcatgaagaatccactgcatccactaaacaatatcatctccagacagaggagcagcttcagcgacagactgctgtcaatgtcttgctccactgacagactgaggagatcgttcctcctccacactatgcaactcttcaattccacccgggggggtaaacgttaacattatataaagttattgtctgttttacctgcatttttatcactgtttaatttaatattgttttttatcagtatgctgctgctggagtatgtgaatttccccttgggattaataaagcatctatctatctatctatctatctatctatctatctatctatctatctatctatctatctatctatctatctatctatctatctatctatctatctatctatctatctatctatctatctatctatctatctatctatctatgcatggGGTGTTGCTGCTTTTATCTGGGCTCTGAGAAAGCTGCACAAAAAAACAGGTAATTAGCCATCAAATTTCCTTAAACTTCAAAACTGTTGTCTAGACCCCTAGAGGAGATTAATGAGGATAGTAAGAACACTTCACAAGATATTGATTAGATTAGATGACACCCAAGGCATATCTATGAATCTATTCTTTGCTTTCAGAACACATTATTCATAGAAAAGAGTTTCAGACAGCAAGAATCTTTTTAGCACACAGGAAACCAGGCAGAAGCCATCCCCGGTCTGGAATGCAGGTGATAAACACACTTACAAGATTATATTGCAATTATTTATTACTGGGGAGGCTATTGCATTCAAAATAATATGATAATAACTTGTAAACCGTTCTGGTCAGCATAAAGTACACTCACCATAACAATAACATATTAGACTTGAGTTGATCACTCTGGTAGACAACATACGTACTACCTCTCAAACGTAgcacaatgtaaataaaaaattaccacATTGGGAGTGATGGTCCATCCGGTGCTGAATGTAAGGGGGTTATCTTGAAGATTCAGTTCTTTAAGGGCAAGTAAATATTGTAGTGGGAGAAGAACTCCCAAGGCACAAGTGTGAGTTCTAGCCTGGTGTCTCTAGAGAAATTTAGTCTACAGACATGATGATTCAAGGTCTTGGCTGGAAATGATTACAAAACTCCACTTAATTTCCAGAGGATTATGGAATCTGGGGTAGGGAGGAATGCTGCTGGTGAAAGCCCAATAAGTGGCTGAAGAATGAGAAAATAAAGGAGATAGACAGAACGGGAAGCAAGTGTTTACGCAGTAAAGTGGGAAAATGATCCATTCATATTGACAGAAGTTCATCAGCCATTATTTTGGTctctttttatttgctgtttgtgtTCTTGTGATGCTCACAACCTTGGCATTTCTTCCTTGTACTTGGGTTATCGATTGTCTTGTACCAAGACAGACTGTGAGGACACATAATAGCAGAGGTTGGTGCAAAAGTGTGTTCtgccattttatttaagaaaatgttatCCAAATCAAGTAAAGTGCAATTTTCTCATCAATAAATAATCTGATAAAATGCAGTGTTCTGTGAGgaagataaaaagttaaaaaaataacaataaatacttCATAAACCATGGATAAGACTGAACCAAAATTGTCTTTATATTCTGGTCCACTGCAATGTTGTTCTCAAGCTTGTCTTGTCCCAATTATCCAATTTCCAGGCATGCTCTTTGTGCCCAAAACCCTTGCAAAAGCAGTCCTCCTACCTTACTCTCATCCCTGTTGCCATTCCTCTGTGTCCACAGTGTTACACTGAGCCTGACTTTGTCTTCTTTATGCCTTGGCATCAGTGGGATTTCTAGCCTCCCCTCCTTTACAGTAAATACTATCTCACTCTCTTGGATGCTTAAGGATCCATCATATTGGTTAATAAACTTCCAGGACTATGCCCCTTACCAACTGTGGGCTATGTCTTGACAATGGGACAAGTTGAATGATGGCACCTTTAAACAAGACAAAATGGCATCACGGTAACATGAAATTCCAGAAGTTACATACTGCAGAGACAATACACACATTcaggaaatgcaaataaaatgttaggttatattgttagAACTGTTGAATATAATTCAACGGATGTTATGTTCAGactatataatgtactagtgagATTGCATCTGGAGAACTGTGTGAAGTTCTGCTCACTAtgatacaagaaagacataaaacACTTTGGGAAGGGTTGCCTGGTCCTTAAAAAATTACAGCACAAGGACAGCTTAAAAATAGTGAATTTCCCCCTTAAAAGTAGCCCAATACGTGGGCTACCTGAGGTAGACTAAATGACACACAAGACAGAGGGGGGTGGTGTCAGATTGAGAGGGTTAGGTACTATAGGTACCACATGGGCTAGACTGGCATTgcagccagaagaggggatggttcctgaCCCGGATGGGATGCTCCTCGAAGGCAGACAGCCATAATGACCAGGGAAAAGAGATGAACAAGACCTGGTAGAGATGGCCAGAACAAATGGACGGACAGTCCACTGGAAGTGGAGGAGGTCATGGGGGACTTTCTATTCCCCCCAGATGATAGATGGCAGTAGCCTTCCATGAAAGCGCTCAttcgggaaccagcagggaatgtaGTCCCGCAATACAGCTaatgctggggaccatgggtgctgcaagggggctCTGTAGGGAAATGCAGtccccaatttatgggacttccatgtgacctggaagtacttccatcgggcaatcgccctggcaccagaagtactcccggtcCATAATAAAAGGGatcacactcccttatccaggtgagtcagtGCTGGGAGGATGCGCAGTAACACTCAACTGGAAGATGGCAGTGTGGTGGTAAGAAGAAGAGAGGTGAATTCTGGTGAGAGAAACCTGTATATTTGTGTGCTTGTTTTACTTTGAGGAAGTGTGGTTAataaaaccttccattatttgaacccgagACTCTTGGTGTAATTGTGTTTAGGGGATTAGGGTTTGCTGATGCCCTGGGTTCTATCACAATACATACCATCCAAAACTGGGGGAACTGATTGAATATATACTATCACACAACAGCGGGTGGCAAAAAACATACACTGTCCAAGTGCAACAAGCAGGGGATGAGGTGccagatggatgaaaaacatgGTAAAAATACAGTGGAGGACAATTCAAAAATACCCCAAAATATcatgttacttttaaaaaaagtagcccaaaaacaCAACCCATAAAAGCCTATTATTTTTCACAGTTGACGATCACAAGTAGCCCTGGACAAGAAAACCGAGGACCTGGCAACACTGACTTGGGGCTGTGCAAAGGCGAGCAACCAGGTGTACCCCAGGACTTGAGGACATTTCATACTCTGACAGACTAAAAAAATTTAGCCTGTTTAGTCTCGACTTAATTGTGGGGATCTAATCCagtttttcaaaattctcaaaagcttAATGAAGCATATCCATTAGAATGTTTTTGTCTTAATATACTCAAGGAGACCAGTGGAAATCAAGGGAAAGTACATTAAGGACTGAAGCAAGAAAACAATTTCTTTACATTGTGACCGGGTGCGGGAATGAGAGCTCCACAAAAGGGAAAATCTGGGGTGTCAACTGGGTTGTCACATTTAATCTTGAAAACTATAACAAAAAAAGCTCTTCAGTGCAATCAGGGCTAATAATCAAAGTAAAGCAATCAGCTGGTTAGCAACAAGTTAGGTCATCCTGTAAAGGAGCTCCATCAGAAGGGTAGCTCTTATCAAAAATGGCGGCATTTTTCGGGAAGCTAGGGCTTTTATGTAGAGTGAACTGAAAGTGACGGAGTCTGTTGCCCTTTACTGGGCAGGTTCTGGGCACTatggagagagaaggagatggCAATGTAAGTAATAGCATCCCCTCTCCTCCCAGCGGGTCATTACATACCTCAACAGAACCTGTAACAAGATCCTCCACATGCATGATAACGTAAAGAGTTTTTTAAATCTGGAACACACTACTGAGATATGTAGTTGAAGCACAAACTTTGCCGACCTTTAAAAATATCTGGATGGgatattggggcagcttagctatcAGCTGAACAAACGAgcgtgatggactgaatggtctcctctcatttgtcaaatttcttatgttgttataaatGATCCCTCACATCCAAAACCCATAAATAATAAGAGAGGCCCTGGATAACATTCATTAGTCACATAATAAAGTTATGTAACTTGTAACAGCAACTCGTATTGGCAATCTGGCACTGCCCCAGAGAAAAACAACATACAAAATGGTAGTACTCACGGAAATACTGCTAACCACTTTGGTATTGCAAAGTggtcaagaaaataaaataattataaaaatgattatacaaattaccaaaaagaaatataacccaaaaaatgaagtaaaagaaaacacTAGTATTTATGAGATCCTGATGGGACTCAGTCAGTCTAGTGCTCCATAGAAAATTAACCTTTAGATGATGACTTCTTCTTTAGAAATCTCTCGTTGAAGTAACATGGATAGTACTTACATGAAACTTGGATATGAAAGTAAATTAGGATGAGGTTTACTATGCAAGAAGGAATAGTGTTTGGCAGAATTTGAACAATAACCAAACAAAGCAGTACACATGGAGCAGGGCATTTTTAAGAGAAGCATTGCTTTCTGGTACATACCAGGACTAATGTTcccttaaaatgtattattccacCAAAAGGTCAAAGAAACTGAATAACTGCTCATCCCATGAAGAGTTATTCACTATAACAAtgataaattatttttcaatttaaaacaatgtatttttagTAGCACAAAGGAAGCGTGATGCCCTAAATGGTGACTCCTATTGCTCTGACTTTACAAATGGAAGTTCCCACATggtattttttaacaaaacacagctGATTCATCAGGTCTGTACATTAGAATAACAAAACACCTTCTTTAGCTTTAAACTATAAAAGCTCGAAGGACCAGTTGATGTTCAGTGTCAGTGTTAGCATTGAAACTGCAAAATGGGCAAGGTGAGGCATACATTTTAACTTATGTGAATTATAATAATGTAAAGTAAACTTTCTCTGTACTCACaatattgtttttctcttttattccaGATCATATTTTATGAAGACAGGAATTTCCAGGGCCGCTACTATGAATGTAGCAGCGACTGCGCTGATTTGCACTCCTACTTCAGTCGTTGTAACTCCATCCGGGTGGAGAGCGGCTGCTGGGTGGTGTATGAGCGCCCCAACTATATGGGCTACCAGTATTTCATGAGAAGGGGCGAGTATCCAGACTACCAGCGCTGGATGGGATTTAATGATTGTATCAGGTCCTGCCGTGCGATCCCTCAGGTACATTTTATAAATCTTATTATTACTGGACACTGCGCAGAACACCACATCTTTTAGAGTTTAATTTGCTGTGTTCTTCATCCATAGACTCCAATTTCTTCTCACAATGCAACATATTGGACAGTTCATTCTAAAACTTCTGTGAGAATGCTAAAGAACAAGTTAGCTAAACTGGTAGATTACAGTAAACTGGGTTGAATCAGCAACTATCTAAGAGTCTGCATATCTCCTGCAGAAAGGCCTAGTTAGAAATTGTTTTTGCAAAGCTGTactaaatgaagtttaaaataatggatttcaaactgaaaagtaaaaataaaactggtatatttatgtaatacagtataccaaaatacagaaacactTGTCTAGGCAGAAGTAATTACTAAGGCTAACGGGGTATTGGATTAAGAGGCAATACAATACTAAATGCCAAGAAAGCTGTGGAACTTGTGAAGTCTCACTTGgaataaagtgtgtgtgtctaaAGCGATGAAAGCATAGGTTGGATGGCAACTGTTAATTTTTAAACCAGTTATTTAATAAGAACACATAGGCACAAAAAAGGTGATGAAggataaacatcacaaaaataaatcacagaGAACAGAAGGTAATGGAACAAGTTaccaagtaaatgtaaaaaatggatgaaatgtaCAATAAGATTCTTTCACTTAACTCTGTAATTCCTCTTTCTATTTTGTTCACAGTACAGAGGATCATACCGCATGAAGATTTATGAGCGGGAGAACTTTAGTGGTCAGATGATGGAGTTCATGGATGACTGTGAGTCTGTTCAGGACCGCTTCAGATATCCAGATATTCATTCCTGCCACGTGGACGGCTACTGGATCATGTATGAGCAGCCCCACTACAAAGGACGCCAGTACTTCCTGAGGCCCGGCGAGTACAGGAGATACAGTGACTGGGGAAGCATGAATCCTAGGATTGGCTCCTTCAGGCGTATCATGGATATCTGCTGAatcttttgtcattaaagtgtgAAAGTgatcatacaaaaataaatttattttaatgcctTACCTGGCCTTTGACAATGTCCTTAAGAGAGAGAGATACAACAGTGGTCACTGGTAGCTCAGATTATGATACTATTATCAACGTAGTAACTGTTTTATGCCAACAAGCATGTTACAGTGCAACGGTGTTGTCTTCACTACAGTTCTGAGCAATGCTAGGCAGCCTGGGTTACAATTGTTCTTTCATAGCTCAGCCATTTAACTAGCCAGAATTTTTCACATTGTGAGCAATTCCACATGGGGTCCAACCAAGACTGATATCAAACCAAGCTAAACTTTGGTAATTCCAGTGATGCAACATTAATAAATTGatgatcacctggggcctcatgcataacgtcgtgcgtagaattcacactaaaacatggtgtacggacaaaagaggaaatgttcatacgcacaaaaaaaaatccagatgcatgaatctgtgcattcaccaacttccatattcttccactccataaattccggtcagcatgaaaagtaatgcacgtacaCGCGCCTGCCACCACTCccaaacttctcccagaattacgcatctttgaatatcaaatcaatataaatagcccttaagctcagcattctgagAAAAGGCAatgcaaaagcacgggggaaaatagaagaatttcagcgaataccaagtggaggcaaggaaaaacgtactatttgttggtttaaacagtgatataaacaacaaaagctcaagttcacaaagttgcacagtgcgctgtgaaaaggcgagtcgtagcccactgtctaagTGTTATattaaagcttattagggtacagagaaaagaaaaaaaataggcacacagtgggaaaaaaagcttgaaaagtcaactttaatctcaaaatgtccactttaatcacgtagtttattttgtcattaaagaataTCATAAACATGGTGGCTCAGTGATAGTGACGATctggcgcctcgtccagagattgttcctgcctcccacaagatgcttgctgcaccgtgtgcgaccttcgatgaaataatttatcgcagcagtactgtctctttcaaatatacTAACTTTcgattcttgtccttccttttctttctccaagtacccaatcaccacacaatcagctcagtaatacacgttaagccatctgtaagcttagaactccgattcttcaaaacttttaaggaacattgaaatatcttcatagtacatgtttaattattctgtccatctatccttccagtgtcgcgccagccccagtaGGAATACAAGGCaaagtaggaacaatccctgaacgggtgCCAGCTaattgctagcgctgcaacaccatgtcctcacatgtttaattattaaaaatatagattatttaaatgatgttaacattttataagtataatataataaacacgttttgctgcatttcaacaATCAAAAAGTGAagaattcatttattaattttcctcCGATGCTCCAAAACCAAGTTGCGgtggcaacagtcttagcagtgaggcccatacgtccctttccccagccatATTTACcagctcatactgtgggatcccaaagTCAATCCCAGGGCATCTGAGAtatataatcctcccagtgagTCTTGGGTCTTCTCTAGGGTCTCCTCTCAGCAGGTCATCCCCATATAACCTCCACAGAATGGCATCTGGGAGGTATTcatatcagatgcccgaacctcCTCAATTGGCTCTACTCCAAGCCTCTCTcgaatgtctgtgcttctcacgcTATCTCATTTTGGTTGCTTGTacccacaatctcattctttcagtcattacctaaAGATCAtagccataggtgagggtagggtcATTGATCAACTTATAAATCAAGAGCTTCACCTTCTAACTCAGCATAGTTAAAAAGTGAAGAATGATATTGAAAACCCAAATTCACTGATAATGCCTAAACCAGACAGTGTAAAACAAGAACTGAGCCAGAAAGCATTGACTTAAGGAGTCTACTACATAAACTATATGAAAAAATGGAATCAGTAATTTGAGCTGGTATTATTATACTAGCTCTGCTACTCTTCTAAAATGGGTTGGAGTGTAAGTAATTAGCGCAGacttcagtgttaacgtttgcattgcaccatctattggacagtattttgttacacatgtagtaataaaatgcattgcatttggcattccaacagatggcacatctcaaaaatttgcagtaatacaatgcattattaCAGTGAttagccatctgttggaatgacaaatgaaatgcattttgttactaaaaatgtttgtgatgcaccatcatttggaatgacagagacatctGAACAGATCCACAGACAGACATTGGTTAGTTCTTCTTTTTTTGAGTTACATTAGCCAGTTAATAGTGCTAAGGGGTACATAAATGGACTACCCCACATAAAGAGAAGAGCACACAGAATCAGAAAATGTCAGATTAACAACCATTATAAGGTCATTAAGGTTTATAATGAAATACAACATCAAGCAAAAGAAACAGTTTTGTTGCTTATCCACAGTCATTTAAGATAAGGAGATGATTAATGCAGAATAGCCAAAGATTCACATGCTTTGGTGttttcccacatctcaaagatgagccTGTGAATTGGCGACTCTAAAGTCAGTTAGGTGTTAGTGTGTGTGAGTGCACCCTGTGATATATTTGTTCTCTGATGGGGTAGGCCTCACCTCCCTAAATCCAGTACTTCATATTGAGTAAAGCACATTCATACTAACTTATAAAGTAAAATCTCTCAGTGGCTGAAGACTAGTTTAGTATAGTGTGGACTTGTCACAACTGTTGCTGATCATGGTCATGTTGCTTCCTCACATAATTTTTTCATAGTTGTAgcagttttttatttgtcaattaaTTCCTGTTGTTGTCATTATTTTGTTGTGGCATCTTGATGTTGATGTGGCATCACCAGAGATGGACCATTTGTCAGACCGTTGTGTGATTCtgctgtcatcatcatcatctgtcaGATGTGTGGTGCAATTTGGTTTCATCTGTCAAAGCACACTTAATGCTATGCTACTACATCATAGTTTGACCATCACTatgcctctcatttacacacatcacACCCATTACATGCAATTTTCCTCCAGCTTCTCTTAGCACTTTTAGTTGCTTTGCCACTGTGTGAGAGGTGAATGTGTTTATCAGTGAAAAGAATAAGGCagcttgttctttttttgtgctgAAGACAATTTTACAATGGAGGCCAAAGTGGACATTGGAACATTTTGTTAGGCATTCAGTGGCACACAAGGCCTTCTCTGTGAGAAAGAACAGACCTAACAGAGATGTAGATAATTGTTCTCCTTGTGCCTCATCCCCTTCCTCCAGCATTCAAGAATGAACTATCCTGTAGACAAGAAGTATAATCAACATTTGGTCAGCTTGCTTTCTGAGTTTCATTTCATAAGAAAAAGGGTAATTGAAGGATGAGTTCACATGAGTGAATCTCCTGAGAATAAAGGACAGCCAACCTCTTTTGGGTGATGTGTTTATCCATCTTGTCTGCCACATTTCCTATTTCCTTTTATGTCAGTATATAAGCAATCATCATAGTTCTATAATACTTGTGTTTATCAAGAAATcacattatttatttcttaaaattgtgaGTTCTTCAGTTAATTCAACATGTCTAATGGACATGAACCCTGTCTACAGAGAAACAGCAAGGAAAGAATCCTTAGGAGCCTTATGGAATTGTCTAATTGACTATTTGCATTGCCAGAGgtgaataaaatacattaattcatTGATTAACATCAATTAGTCCAGATCTATTCTTCCTTCTACTTCTTTTTTCATAAGTGGCCTGGTAATCCCTGTCTTTTTCTGTTTGATGACTACCAGCTTATGCGAAACTTTATCAGAAACTTTCAAAATTTTTGAGGTAATTAATATTTTAGCCTCCTTTACAattaaatgctttagttgcttttTCATAAAGCATGTAATCATTTAAACCCATGCTGACAGTACCCCTCTGCTAAATAACTGCATCTTTATGTTAACTGTGATAAGTGCATTACACACATAAAAGAGTCAACAACAAGTACACAAGAGGAGATGAAGGTCTATCTCTGAGGTGAAGATCTGtattttcaggttttctttttgatttatctGAAGGTGTTTTCACACTTACAGACTCCTTTTATTGAGCAGAAACAATTTATCCTTTGAAAAATCATCATGGAGAGTGTAACAAAAAAAGGTTGAGGGAGGGCATAAAGATTTGGAGCACCTGTATGCAAAGCCTGTATATTTgatgaaacaagaaaataacaaaacgACTCTTAGCTGAAATGTATTTCCAGATGCGACTCTAGTAGTAGACTGACTACAGATGGCGATGGAGCCAGTTAAGAGGCCGGTggagaggaagaggcgggtccagctGATCAGAAACCGGATGAAATCTCATAACTCATCTCACTGTTAATCATCAGAACTCCAAATGAAAAAAGAGGCAAGACATTGTGCGACAGTACCAATCCCCGGTTAGTGCTGGAATTACAGTCAAATGAGCCCTTAAGTTGtttcccaatcacacgtgtgtgacagagtcAATAACAGATGCATTTGTGCACAGTTACATTTGCAATaatttggtgttttttgttttttttttaccaaatacgCCTTTGTGAAATAATGTCTATTATCTCACAATCTGATTATCTAGGCAACTACACAGATAATGGCAAGCTCTGGTGAGGGCATACAGTGGtgtatttcagtttcattttacagTATGATCTTGCATATTAACTCTTCCATAGCTTACTGTATATGCatcaaatctatttatttatctcaaATCACATCCACTGTCTTTAAACATTtcttattaatattcatttggaGTGTTTCATTGACATTTACGACATAGTATCAAACTTACTGTGCCTCAAGTGTCAGGATCATTATCAAAAAGTAATCACATTTGATAGGACGCCCCGATTCCACACATCACTCTTACAATATCAGATTAAGGGTTTTGATCATCAATCAGCTACTGCTATTCAATTTCTTGCCTCATCTGTATGTGGTTTGATTGACCTGAGTACCagtgaatttccttttttttaagatAGTCAGCTACTAACTGATTGTGAGATGCACAGGCTATGAGCTGGACTCAGATATTAGGCCTGTCTCACTGACTCTGACTGAGCTGCTTTATGTGAATTTACTTGCATTTTTACGGATATGTGTATCTATTTTTATGTTGAGATTTCCTAATTACCAGCAGCAATGGCATAGCATCACTTCACAGAATACACAAATGTTATCAATAATGCATAATATGTCCTGTAGTTAGATTACTTTCAAACTTCATGCAAACTGTCCCCATGGGGTTGCTTGGTACTGCGCCAAGGCTACTGTTTCAAAAAGTTCCTGGTCCAGTTGTTTTGTCCACCCCAGACTCCGAGTACAGTTTCTACATCTACCTAAATAAACTGGACTATGAGGGAATTCATTCCCGAGTTTAAAATAGCTCATCAAAATGAACTATGTGTGCGAACGTCTTTAGTCTGATTTTTCTCCAGCCCACCCTGGTTCAATTCAGCCTATATAAGGAGAGGCTATTCTGCAGATATGACAGTTTCAAAAATAATTCATGGAGGTCTAGCCATTTCACCCTATTGTCATGAAACATACCTATTATTGTTCTTGAAACATGGTGCATTTCTCTGGCCACTCTTCTCATTTTCAGTTGAGTAGCAATTGCAGTTACCTATTAACTGAAGCCATTGTTGCAattgtatgtaaaataatattctGGCCCTGTACTGTTTAAATTGCCTTTAAGCTTTTAATGCCCATTTTCTAAATGCACTATTTTAGTCTAGCCTATTCTTTTTGATTTGCAATGCGTTCCAGCTATCTTAACTTGCTTGGCAATAAcctcaaaattttaattttagactACTGTTTAAGATTCTCCCCTGTTTATCCAGTTTCTGTATACTGTTACTAATTTCTCTTGACCTTCCCTTTTTTCCTCCTGTGTTTCTGGCTGTTGGTAATATGTAATATGAATCCATCATTTACTAATATTGCCATCCAATCCCATCCTCTTACGTTTGGCCAAGTCCCTGGTATTCAAGATTAGCCTCATTCTCAAAGGTGGATTAACTGTGAGTGCAGAAGAAGTGAATTACATTTTTGATCAGTATGATAATTTCAATTGGAGTTTTCAGAACGTACATTTTCAGGTCTCTTAATAATATGAAATAGATTACCAATTTCATCATATTTCTAATGTGTCACATTTGTAATGTGTTTCATAATTATAACCCATGTGACCTCAAAGGTGGATTAACTATGAGTGTagaagaagaaatgacgtacATTTTGATCAACAAGTCAATTTCTAGTGGAGTTTTCAGAATTTACTTTTTCAAGTCTTGTACCAATATGAGCTAGATTACCAATTTCAACATGTCACATTTGTAATGTGTCTCATATTTATGACTCACgtgtatttgaagaaaaaagcAGTAAAGTATGTAAAGCATTGGAATAACTTTATTTCTAAAATTATTCATATCCAACATTTAATAATCACAGATTTAACAGAAATCCATGATACGTCTGAAGGATCCAATCCTAGGGTTCATGCCTC
This region of Erpetoichthys calabaricus chromosome 8, fErpCal1.3, whole genome shotgun sequence genomic DNA includes:
- the LOC114656756 gene encoding gamma-crystallin M2-like; protein product: MAHPPPWIAFCTLSLTVNRTVNSLTFFSHAANIQGVYTHTHNRVKTNDLDTSLGAVLSQVVEGAEHPIMYLSRILLDFDMCKLSLYSQYCFSLLFQIIFYEDRNFQGRYYECSSDCADLHSYFSRCNSIRVESGCWVVYERPNYMGYQYFMRRGEYPDYQRWMGFNDCIRSCRAIPQYRGSYRMKIYERENFSGQMMEFMDDCESVQDRFRYPDIHSCHVDGYWIMYEQPHYKGRQYFLRPGEYRRYSDWGSMNPRIGSFRRIMDIC